In Marivirga salinae, a single window of DNA contains:
- a CDS encoding response regulator, whose amino-acid sequence MFLIIDDSETDRLITRLLLEDSYSNHKIVELEGAQEGIAWLKRNVQSEKTCILLDIKMPEINGFEFLDLYDKLSDTVKHNTTIYMISSSLDPNDIKRANEHYYVKNLLEKPLNPDNIRL is encoded by the coding sequence ATGTTTTTAATCATTGATGATAGTGAAACCGATAGGTTAATTACCAGGCTATTACTTGAAGATTCTTATTCAAATCATAAAATAGTTGAGTTAGAAGGTGCTCAGGAAGGTATTGCGTGGTTAAAAAGAAATGTGCAAAGTGAAAAAACTTGTATACTTCTTGATATTAAAATGCCAGAAATAAACGGCTTTGAATTTTTGGATCTTTATGATAAACTTTCTGATACTGTTAAACACAATACCACTATTTATATGATTTCTTCTTCTTTGGATCCGAATGACATTAAACGGGCCAATGAGCATTATTACGTAAAAAATCTTTTAGAAAAGCCACTTAACCCTGACAATATTCGCCTTTGA
- a CDS encoding GNAT family N-acetyltransferase codes for MNNLSIRQATFQDIADLQKISKKTFFETYAAGNTEEDMLQYLDVEFATEKLKVELNNKNSKFYFAILMGEIIGYIKINLGESQTESMAGKSLEIQRIYVLKEFQGQKIGKALYQKAAETAKQNELDYLWLGVWEENPKAIQFYEKIGFEAFDKHVFQLGSDAQTDIMMKLQLN; via the coding sequence ATGAATAACCTTTCAATAAGACAAGCCACTTTTCAAGATATAGCTGACTTACAAAAAATCAGCAAAAAAACCTTTTTTGAAACTTATGCAGCTGGTAATACGGAGGAGGATATGCTTCAGTATTTGGATGTAGAGTTTGCTACAGAAAAATTAAAAGTGGAATTGAATAATAAGAACTCGAAATTCTATTTTGCAATTCTTATGGGTGAAATTATTGGCTATATAAAAATCAACTTAGGTGAATCCCAAACTGAGAGTATGGCTGGGAAGTCACTTGAAATACAACGGATTTATGTGCTAAAGGAATTTCAAGGACAGAAAATTGGCAAAGCACTATATCAGAAAGCAGCAGAAACTGCAAAGCAAAATGAATTAGATTATTTATGGCTTGGCGTTTGGGAAGAAAACCCAAAAGCAATTCAGTTTTATGAAAAAATTGGCTTTGAAGCTTTTGATAAACATGTTTTTCAACTGGGAAGTGATGCTCAAACCGACATTATGATGAAGCTACAATTGAACTGA
- a CDS encoding DUF1059 domain-containing protein, translating to MKTMTCKQLGGACDKEFTANSFDEIAEMSKNHGMEMFQKGDRPHIKAMNEMQEIMKNPEEMIEWFEKKQKEFKAMSENV from the coding sequence ATGAAAACGATGACTTGTAAACAATTAGGTGGAGCTTGCGACAAAGAGTTTACGGCAAATTCTTTCGATGAAATTGCAGAAATGAGTAAAAATCATGGTATGGAAATGTTTCAAAAGGGAGATCGGCCTCATATCAAAGCAATGAATGAAATGCAGGAAATCATGAAAAACCCTGAAGAAATGATAGAATGGTTCGAAAAGAAGCAAAAGGAATTTAAAGCGATGTCTGAAAACGTATAG
- a CDS encoding DUF2867 domain-containing protein: MSKVKDEITPAEYLERGLLNQIDFYDTFSTTNKKDNLEEIAHLILDNPPKWIKSLFTLRNKIAKLIGLKTEKPADYNERFEVGGYIGFFKIFSITQNEIVLGANDSHLNFRAIVANKIEDLHNIKFITLVQYNNSTGRIYMSVVKPFHRLVVKRMVKNAHKLKFEIK; the protein is encoded by the coding sequence ATGAGTAAAGTAAAAGACGAAATCACGCCAGCAGAATATTTGGAAAGAGGATTGCTCAATCAAATTGATTTTTACGACACATTTTCGACTACAAATAAGAAAGACAATTTGGAGGAAATTGCGCATTTGATATTGGATAATCCACCCAAATGGATAAAAAGCTTATTTACTTTGAGAAATAAAATAGCTAAATTAATCGGCTTAAAGACTGAAAAGCCTGCTGATTATAATGAACGTTTTGAAGTTGGTGGATATATTGGGTTTTTCAAAATATTCTCTATTACTCAGAATGAAATAGTGTTAGGTGCAAACGATTCGCATTTAAACTTTAGAGCTATTGTTGCAAACAAAATTGAAGATTTACATAACATTAAATTCATAACACTGGTGCAGTACAATAACTCAACCGGAAGGATTTATATGAGTGTTGTAAAGCCCTTTCATCGCCTGGTGGTAAAAAGAATGGTGAAAAATGCTCATAAGTTGAAATTCGAGATAAAGTAA
- a CDS encoding FAD-dependent monooxygenase: MKVDIIGAGICGLTTAIALEKRGFQPRIYEQAKTLKPVGAGIILASNAMQVYRNLGLEEQLNSNGIPLSALNITNDKLKVISKVDLNYFRDKYNLQSIAIHRGKLQEVLLDNLKQTEIHPDHQLKDLTKEKEGYQLKYENGKSVNSSLLLGADGIHSKVRAALFPNSKIRNMKQLCWRGVTEFKLPSIYKSELNEIWGRGDRFAFVQFSEDKIYWYAVKSFEKSENEFSSDKLSLYFEKYPPIVQEIIKATAFDTIHVTVMEDLEPIKKWHDEFACLMGDAAHATTPNMGQGACQSIEDAYTLADCLANQSDSRAFAAYQKLRMSKAHQVVNQSWQIGKISHWKNPIGIAFRNSILKIIPEKLNLVQLEKLFQLERKVS, from the coding sequence ATGAAAGTAGATATAATTGGTGCTGGAATATGTGGTTTAACCACAGCAATCGCTCTTGAAAAACGAGGATTTCAACCTAGAATTTACGAACAAGCAAAAACGTTAAAGCCAGTAGGAGCTGGAATTATTTTAGCCAGTAATGCCATGCAGGTTTACAGAAATTTAGGTTTGGAAGAACAATTGAATTCTAATGGAATCCCGCTAAGTGCACTGAACATTACAAATGATAAACTGAAAGTTATCTCTAAAGTAGATTTGAATTACTTTAGAGATAAATATAATCTACAATCCATAGCCATTCATAGAGGAAAGCTACAAGAAGTTTTATTAGACAACTTGAAGCAAACTGAGATTCATCCTGACCATCAATTAAAAGATTTAACAAAAGAAAAGGAAGGCTATCAACTTAAGTATGAAAATGGGAAATCAGTAAATTCTTCTTTATTACTGGGGGCAGACGGCATTCATTCTAAAGTAAGAGCAGCTTTGTTTCCCAATAGTAAGATTAGAAATATGAAGCAGCTTTGCTGGAGAGGTGTCACAGAATTTAAATTACCCTCTATTTATAAAAGTGAATTAAATGAAATCTGGGGAAGGGGGGATAGATTTGCTTTTGTTCAATTTAGCGAAGATAAAATATATTGGTATGCAGTCAAGTCGTTTGAGAAAAGCGAAAATGAGTTTTCAAGTGATAAATTGAGTTTATATTTTGAAAAATATCCGCCTATCGTCCAAGAAATCATCAAGGCAACAGCGTTTGATACCATTCATGTTACGGTTATGGAGGATTTAGAACCTATAAAAAAGTGGCATGATGAGTTTGCTTGTCTTATGGGTGATGCAGCACATGCTACCACGCCAAATATGGGGCAGGGTGCTTGCCAATCCATTGAAGACGCCTACACATTAGCGGATTGTTTAGCAAATCAAAGTGATTCAAGAGCTTTTGCAGCATATCAAAAATTACGAATGTCCAAGGCTCATCAAGTCGTTAATCAGAGTTGGCAAATAGGTAAAATTTCGCATTGGAAAAACCCGATCGGAATTGCCTTTCGAAATAGCATATTAAAAATAATTCCAGAAAAACTGAATCTAGTCCAGTTAGAAAAATTGTTCCAATTAGAAAGAAAGGTGTCATGA
- a CDS encoding TetR/AcrR family transcriptional regulator, whose protein sequence is MNKTKDKILKCALSLFNEKGVSQVSLRDISADMEISLGNLTYHFKKREEIIEALYLDLVSKLDHAFEKELLTENSFELLFEIPSVTLSCFYEYRFLMLDFVYINRNHDMIRNHYQKLMKVREHQFESLIQALINAKLIREEIIDNEYKYLFQNLRIVGDFWLSANYIDKNISVKQKDVIEGTQLLNQIIFPYLTAKGQSTFFKVYNL, encoded by the coding sequence ATGAACAAAACAAAAGATAAAATATTAAAATGTGCCTTAAGCTTGTTTAATGAAAAGGGGGTTTCACAAGTTTCATTACGGGATATCTCTGCGGATATGGAAATAAGCTTAGGAAATTTAACTTATCATTTCAAAAAACGCGAAGAAATTATAGAGGCGCTTTATCTGGATTTAGTAAGTAAGTTGGATCATGCGTTTGAAAAAGAATTGCTTACTGAAAATTCCTTTGAGTTACTATTTGAAATACCAAGCGTAACTTTGTCCTGCTTTTATGAATACCGATTTCTCATGCTTGATTTTGTTTATATAAATCGTAATCATGATATGATAAGAAATCATTATCAAAAATTGATGAAAGTGCGTGAACACCAATTTGAAAGTTTAATTCAAGCTTTGATTAACGCCAAACTAATACGTGAAGAAATTATAGATAATGAATACAAGTATCTATTTCAAAATTTGAGAATTGTAGGAGATTTTTGGCTTTCAGCTAACTATATAGATAAAAATATCTCAGTTAAACAGAAAGATGTAATAGAAGGCACCCAATTATTAAACCAGATAATCTTTCCATATTTGACAGCTAAGGGACAATCGACTTTTTTCAAAGTATATAATTTATGA
- a CDS encoding transposase, translating into MNYSNFIGIDISKAKIDITTLNTDGELNHSVCKNNSKSIIVHLKSLKRNGFDIENSLVCAEFTGLYIFSLVEACKAMAIDLWIENAAQIKHRSGISRSKNDKIDSEKIAIYAFRFKDLVKLYNRDDEVIEELKFLLNERDLILTDKTKYTAQIKDQKGHVPDSFYKNKVKRYKAIIKTLVLQLKSIQDQIDHLITDDDNLKHQFNLSTSITGIGTQAAIQTIVATRGFKDFSDPRKFACHAGVAPFQFMSGSSLKTKARVSKRANKKLKQVFHMAALSAIQVDGELRDYYTRKVEEGKNKMLVLNAVRSKLIHRLFAVIRNNKKYDKNYLNSLALSIR; encoded by the coding sequence ATGAATTATTCTAATTTTATTGGTATTGATATTAGCAAAGCTAAAATTGACATTACTACTTTAAACACAGATGGTGAACTCAATCACTCAGTTTGTAAAAACAACTCTAAAAGTATTATTGTACATTTAAAGTCACTTAAAAGAAATGGCTTTGATATTGAAAACAGCTTGGTTTGTGCAGAGTTTACCGGACTTTATATTTTCTCCTTAGTTGAAGCTTGTAAAGCTATGGCTATTGATCTGTGGATTGAAAATGCTGCTCAGATCAAACACCGTTCGGGTATCTCTAGATCTAAAAATGATAAAATTGATTCTGAAAAAATAGCCATTTATGCTTTCCGATTTAAAGACTTAGTGAAATTATATAATAGAGATGATGAAGTTATTGAAGAACTCAAATTTTTATTAAATGAAAGAGATTTAATCTTAACAGACAAAACTAAATACACTGCTCAAATCAAAGATCAAAAAGGACATGTCCCTGACTCTTTCTACAAAAACAAAGTCAAACGATATAAGGCTATTATTAAAACGCTGGTCTTGCAGCTTAAATCCATACAGGATCAGATTGATCACCTCATAACTGACGATGATAATCTAAAGCATCAGTTTAATCTATCTACCTCAATAACTGGAATAGGAACACAAGCAGCAATACAAACTATTGTGGCTACCAGAGGATTTAAAGACTTTTCAGACCCAAGAAAGTTCGCTTGTCACGCTGGTGTAGCTCCTTTTCAATTTATGTCTGGTAGCAGTTTAAAAACCAAAGCAAGAGTTTCTAAACGTGCTAATAAAAAATTAAAGCAAGTCTTTCATATGGCAGCCCTTTCAGCCATCCAGGTTGATGGGGAATTAAGAGATTACTACACTAGAAAAGTGGAAGAGGGAAAAAATAAAATGCTAGTTTTAAATGCGGTTCGGTCTAAACTCATTCATCGATTATTTGCGGTTATTCGTAACAATAAAAAATATGACAAAAACTACCTGAACTCTCTTGCTTTATCCATAAGATAA
- a CDS encoding 1-(5-phosphoribosyl)-5-[(5-phosphoribosylamino)methylideneamino]imidazole-4-carboxamide isomerase has translation MIQIIPSIAIRDGKIIRVEGADIAGAKVYDDSPIDVARKLEDSGIKVVHIVDLDGAHRGSPVNYHILEAIHGYTDLELDFTGGINTDGDISKAYEYGADYITAASIAVERKELFASWIVSYGREKITLGADALNGKIAYKGWMQNTDIDIIEHIRYFYDRGLKYVKTTDISKEGSLAGPAFDLYQSILDEFPDICVLASGGVRNVDDIRKLNDMGVFAVIFGKAYYEGNIKIADLKEFLI, from the coding sequence ATGATTCAAATTATTCCATCCATCGCCATCAGAGACGGTAAAATTATTAGGGTTGAAGGCGCAGATATTGCGGGTGCTAAAGTGTATGATGATTCGCCAATAGATGTAGCCAGAAAACTGGAAGATAGTGGGATAAAAGTAGTCCACATTGTGGATTTGGATGGGGCACATAGAGGCTCTCCAGTGAACTATCACATCTTGGAAGCCATTCATGGTTATACGGATTTAGAGCTCGATTTCACCGGAGGAATCAATACGGATGGTGATATTAGCAAAGCTTACGAATATGGAGCAGATTATATCACGGCCGCAAGTATAGCTGTGGAAAGAAAAGAGCTTTTTGCTTCCTGGATTGTCTCCTATGGAAGAGAAAAGATCACTTTAGGCGCAGATGCTTTAAATGGAAAAATTGCTTATAAAGGATGGATGCAAAATACTGATATTGACATCATAGAACACATCCGATATTTCTATGACAGAGGCTTGAAATATGTAAAAACCACCGATATCAGTAAAGAAGGTTCTTTGGCTGGCCCAGCATTCGATTTATATCAAAGTATTTTAGATGAGTTTCCTGATATATGTGTATTAGCCAGTGGAGGAGTGCGCAATGTAGATGACATCCGAAAGCTAAATGACATGGGTGTTTTTGCCGTTATTTTTGGTAAAGCCTACTATGAAGGAAACATCAAAATTGCTGACCTTAAAGAGTTTTTGATTTAA
- a CDS encoding SprT-like domain-containing protein, translating into MTQYEKQIHHRISRFVPEKSIDLAFNLWKEKPFRFVIAKARNSKLGDFRKKPSEDWAIITVNENLNPYSFLITYVHEVAHHWVFEKYKGRVSPHGKEWKNAFKELMLPFQTAEIFPENILKALNFYMINPKAASLSDIPLAKALKAYDPANPDEISLLELSQGEKFMLENRLFEKQETRRTRVRCKEVKSGKYYLVHKMAMIIPE; encoded by the coding sequence ATGACGCAGTACGAAAAACAAATACATCATAGAATTAGCCGCTTTGTTCCTGAAAAATCTATTGATTTGGCTTTTAATTTATGGAAAGAAAAACCTTTTCGTTTTGTCATTGCTAAAGCTAGAAATAGTAAACTGGGTGATTTTAGGAAAAAACCTAGTGAAGATTGGGCTATCATCACAGTAAACGAAAACTTAAATCCATATTCATTTTTAATTACTTATGTGCATGAAGTAGCCCATCATTGGGTGTTTGAGAAATATAAAGGAAGGGTTTCGCCTCACGGAAAGGAATGGAAAAATGCTTTTAAGGAATTGATGTTGCCATTCCAAACAGCAGAAATTTTTCCTGAAAATATTCTGAAGGCATTAAATTTCTATATGATAAACCCAAAAGCAGCATCTTTGTCTGATATCCCATTGGCAAAAGCACTAAAAGCTTACGACCCTGCAAATCCTGATGAGATAAGTTTGTTAGAACTAAGCCAAGGAGAAAAGTTTATGCTTGAAAACAGGTTATTTGAAAAGCAGGAAACTCGAAGAACCCGGGTAAGATGTAAGGAAGTAAAATCAGGGAAATATTATTTAGTCCATAAAATGGCGATGATTATTCCTGAGTAG
- the murQ gene encoding N-acetylmuramic acid 6-phosphate etherase produces the protein MSITESESNFNNLENLSIGELLQGINQEDQSVAHSVQKALPQIEKALEKIVVKMKAEGRLFYIGAGTSGRLGILDASECPPTFGVGHDKVIGLIAGGDNAIRKAVEFAEDDRTQAWKDLKEYNITEKDFLIGIAASGRTPYVIGGLKIAQEKGIGTACITCNPDSEVVKVSDFPIEIPVGPEFVTGSTRMKAGTAQKLVLNMISTTAMIQLGHVKGNRMVDMQLSNDKLVDRGTKMIMQELEIEYEVAKKLLLKYGSVRKAVEAGKE, from the coding sequence ATGAGTATTACAGAATCAGAATCAAATTTCAATAATCTAGAAAATCTATCCATTGGCGAATTGCTTCAAGGGATCAATCAGGAAGATCAATCCGTTGCGCATTCAGTTCAAAAGGCGCTTCCGCAGATTGAAAAAGCATTGGAAAAGATAGTAGTTAAAATGAAAGCTGAGGGGAGATTATTTTATATCGGAGCCGGCACAAGCGGAAGGTTAGGAATTTTGGATGCATCTGAGTGTCCGCCTACTTTTGGAGTAGGACATGATAAAGTAATAGGCTTGATAGCAGGTGGAGATAATGCCATCCGAAAGGCTGTCGAATTTGCAGAAGATGACAGAACTCAAGCCTGGAAGGATTTGAAGGAGTATAATATTACTGAAAAGGATTTTTTAATTGGCATTGCTGCATCAGGAAGAACGCCTTATGTAATCGGTGGATTAAAGATCGCTCAAGAAAAGGGAATTGGAACTGCTTGTATTACTTGCAATCCTGATTCGGAAGTAGTGAAGGTCTCTGATTTTCCTATCGAAATCCCTGTTGGGCCTGAGTTCGTGACAGGAAGTACTAGGATGAAAGCAGGCACTGCTCAGAAGTTAGTTTTGAATATGATTTCTACCACAGCTATGATTCAATTGGGGCATGTAAAAGGCAATAGAATGGTGGATATGCAGTTAAGTAATGATAAATTGGTGGATAGGGGCACTAAAATGATTATGCAGGAGCTTGAAATTGAATATGAAGTAGCTAAAAAGCTATTGCTGAAGTATGGATCTGTTAGGAAAGCTGTTGAGGCTGGGAAAGAGTGA
- a CDS encoding N-acetylglucosamine kinase, translated as MQLIADSGSSKTDWRLIMDDNTIEQFKTSGINPYLISEKELIESLRVDFKDKNLQDINEINYYGAGCGQQKNKEKIKSVFKDFFKCDQISVEDDMLAAARASCGNEEGIVCILGTGANACHYDGSTISERMISLGYALGDEGSGNFIGKLTLKAYLEDEMPSKLAEEFTNAFPEVNLDYVLEQIYQKSYPNRFFAQFFQFSLIHQKEKFFFELISESFQLFLEKSVLKFKQHQNLPIHFVGGVAFHANSIMRMVLTKNNLTAGNFMESPIAGLTLYHKNQHS; from the coding sequence ATGCAGCTTATAGCAGATAGCGGTTCGAGTAAGACAGATTGGCGACTTATCATGGATGACAATACCATTGAACAATTCAAAACAAGTGGTATAAATCCTTATTTAATATCAGAGAAAGAGCTTATTGAAAGCTTGAGAGTTGATTTTAAGGATAAAAATCTTCAAGATATAAATGAGATTAATTATTATGGAGCAGGTTGTGGTCAACAAAAGAATAAAGAAAAAATAAAATCGGTTTTTAAAGATTTTTTTAAATGTGATCAGATTTCTGTGGAAGATGACATGCTAGCCGCAGCAAGGGCAAGCTGTGGAAATGAAGAAGGAATTGTTTGTATTTTAGGCACGGGCGCCAATGCTTGCCATTATGATGGGTCAACTATTTCCGAAAGAATGATTTCATTAGGTTATGCTTTAGGAGATGAAGGAAGTGGTAATTTTATTGGGAAATTAACGCTCAAAGCTTATTTGGAAGATGAAATGCCTAGCAAACTAGCTGAAGAATTTACTAATGCATTTCCAGAAGTCAATTTAGATTATGTGCTTGAACAGATTTATCAAAAGTCTTATCCTAATCGATTTTTTGCTCAATTCTTTCAATTTTCTTTAATACATCAAAAGGAAAAGTTCTTTTTTGAGCTAATTTCAGAATCATTTCAATTATTTCTGGAAAAATCCGTTTTGAAATTTAAGCAACATCAGAATTTACCAATTCATTTTGTAGGAGGAGTTGCTTTTCATGCTAATTCCATCATGAGAATGGTATTAACAAAAAATAATTTAACAGCAGGTAATTTTATGGAAAGCCCAATAGCAGGCTTGACACTTTATCATAAAAATCAGCATTCATGA
- a CDS encoding phage holin family protein codes for MKNSKLMGLLGLDKIIESLQKLLEVRIAMIREEIEEKVAEKLAKLLPLLLVVSTISLLILFASLTLAFYLTEIMESYVYGFGIVSLGYLLLTIIFILLKDSKFMKKVFSDSINKSTKVE; via the coding sequence GTGAAAAATAGTAAACTGATGGGACTTTTGGGACTAGATAAAATAATAGAATCATTACAAAAATTGCTAGAAGTACGTATAGCAATGATAAGAGAGGAAATAGAAGAAAAAGTAGCAGAGAAATTAGCTAAACTTTTGCCGCTACTTTTAGTGGTATCCACCATAAGCTTGTTGATTCTATTTGCCAGTTTGACATTAGCTTTTTATCTAACCGAAATTATGGAAAGCTATGTTTATGGTTTTGGAATAGTCTCATTAGGATATTTGTTACTGACCATCATCTTCATTCTATTGAAGGACAGTAAATTTATGAAAAAAGTATTTAGTGATTCCATCAACAAATCAACTAAAGTGGAGTAA